One genomic window of Nisaea sp. includes the following:
- the atpD gene encoding F0F1 ATP synthase subunit beta — translation MAKNATGKVTQVIGAVVDVQFDGEIPAILNALHTKNGDNLLVLEVAQHLGERTVRTIAMDGTEGLVRGQPVEDTGSPIMVPVGPETLGRIMNVIGDPVDDGAPVKTKNKSPIHRQAPSFAEQSTEAEILVTGIKVVDLLAPYAKGGKIGLFGGAGVGKTVLIMELINNVAKAHGGYSVFAGVGERTREGNDLYHEMVESGVIVPDGEGSKAALVYGQMNEPPGARSRVALTGLTQAEYFRDEEGQDVLFFVDNIFRFTQAGSEVSALLGRIPSAVGYQPTLATDMGMLQERITTTKKGSITSVQAIYVPADDLTDPAPATSFSHLDATTVLSRQIAELGIYPAVDPLDSTSRMLDPRIIGDEHYQIARSVQEVLQTYKSLQDIIAILGMDELSEEDRQTVARARKIQRFLSQPFHVAEVFTGSPGKLVSLEDTIKGFKGIIAGEYDDLPEGAFYMVGTIEEAVEKAKKMAAEAA, via the coding sequence ATGGCTAAGAATGCGACAGGCAAAGTCACACAGGTAATTGGCGCCGTTGTCGACGTTCAGTTCGACGGCGAGATCCCGGCCATCCTGAACGCCCTGCATACGAAAAATGGCGACAATCTGTTGGTTCTGGAGGTTGCTCAGCACCTCGGTGAGCGTACGGTTCGTACGATCGCCATGGACGGAACAGAAGGTCTGGTCCGCGGTCAGCCGGTGGAAGATACCGGCTCCCCGATCATGGTTCCGGTCGGTCCGGAAACCTTGGGCCGCATCATGAACGTCATCGGTGACCCGGTTGATGATGGCGCGCCGGTCAAGACCAAGAACAAATCCCCGATCCACCGTCAGGCTCCGTCCTTTGCCGAGCAGTCCACCGAAGCCGAGATTCTGGTCACCGGCATCAAGGTCGTTGACCTGCTCGCACCGTATGCCAAGGGCGGTAAGATCGGCCTGTTCGGCGGCGCCGGCGTGGGCAAGACGGTTCTGATCATGGAGCTCATCAACAACGTCGCGAAAGCGCACGGTGGTTACTCCGTGTTCGCGGGCGTTGGTGAGCGTACCCGTGAAGGTAACGATCTGTACCACGAGATGGTCGAATCCGGCGTTATCGTGCCGGACGGCGAAGGGTCCAAGGCAGCCCTGGTCTATGGCCAGATGAATGAGCCGCCAGGTGCCCGTTCCCGTGTCGCGCTGACCGGTCTGACCCAGGCTGAGTATTTCCGCGACGAAGAAGGCCAGGACGTGCTGTTCTTCGTGGATAACATCTTCCGTTTCACGCAGGCCGGCTCCGAAGTGTCCGCGCTTCTTGGTCGTATCCCGTCGGCGGTGGGCTATCAGCCGACCCTGGCGACCGACATGGGTATGCTGCAGGAACGTATCACCACCACCAAGAAGGGCTCGATCACGTCGGTTCAGGCTATTTACGTGCCGGCCGATGACTTGACCGATCCGGCACCTGCCACGTCCTTCTCGCACCTTGACGCGACCACGGTTCTCAGCCGTCAGATTGCCGAACTCGGCATCTACCCGGCTGTTGACCCGCTCGACTCCACCTCCCGGATGCTTGATCCGCGGATCATCGGTGACGAGCATTATCAGATCGCCCGTTCGGTGCAGGAAGTGCTGCAGACCTACAAGTCCCTGCAGGACATCATTGCCATTCTCGGCATGGACGAGCTCTCGGAAGAAGATCGCCAGACCGTGGCTCGCGCCCGGAAGATCCAGCGTTTCCTCTCCCAGCCGTTCCACGTTGCCGAAGTCTTCACCGGTTCTCCGGGCAAGCTGGTTTCTCTCGAAGACACCATCAAGGGCTTCAAGGGCATCATTGCAGGCGAATACGACGATCTTCCGGAAGGCGCCTTCTATATGGTCGGCACCATCGAGGAAGCCGTCGAGAAGGCCAAGAAAATGGCGGCGGAAGCGGCTTAA
- a CDS encoding murein hydrolase activator EnvC family protein: MRSKRGIASPVQVFVAALAVAGLLVGTMPARSADPLPEAETLNHNLDQVEKALQSGVARKRDLDELADSVEQELQRLRHALVQAAEATQEREAALTAVEQKLADLKSKRTLSAEVLGAKKRQLARVSGALRRLAARPPVAMVASPADPLDTVHTAMLLSSLAPSLRRDAGQLATEIARHEAVERGIMEEKRRLASATSALDRERATVTALLKEKQEARQSMVQERSAVVDRLNALAASARDLRDLMQKIERHKAAGDKARARLDSMVQKDAVPSGESAVAPGAAPADTVSATPGNAAVSPDFVADLPAGPEIGASKGGLTYPATGEISQRYGAANRLGLTEQGVVIATRENAQVVAPFDGKVIYAGPFRGYGQIVMIEHGQDYLTLMAGMSLVDVQVGQGVLAGEPVARMGDVGTGADGTEGLYVEFRHNGAPIDPLPWWSARTNKVRR, translated from the coding sequence ATGAGGAGCAAACGCGGCATCGCAAGCCCGGTGCAGGTCTTCGTCGCGGCGCTCGCAGTGGCTGGCCTGCTTGTCGGGACGATGCCGGCACGTAGCGCCGACCCGCTCCCCGAGGCGGAAACCCTGAACCACAATCTCGACCAGGTGGAAAAGGCACTGCAAAGCGGTGTCGCGCGCAAGCGTGACCTGGACGAGCTCGCAGACAGCGTGGAGCAGGAACTGCAGCGCCTGCGGCACGCGCTGGTCCAGGCTGCCGAAGCCACGCAGGAGCGCGAAGCGGCACTGACCGCCGTCGAGCAGAAACTTGCAGATCTCAAAAGCAAGCGCACATTGAGCGCGGAGGTTCTCGGGGCGAAGAAGCGGCAGCTCGCCCGGGTCTCCGGCGCCCTCCGCCGTCTGGCCGCACGACCGCCGGTCGCCATGGTCGCGTCTCCCGCCGATCCGCTCGATACCGTGCACACGGCCATGCTGCTCAGCTCTCTCGCGCCGAGCCTGCGCCGGGACGCCGGACAACTCGCAACCGAGATTGCCCGGCATGAAGCCGTCGAGCGCGGCATCATGGAGGAAAAGCGGCGTCTTGCCTCGGCGACGAGCGCGCTCGATCGCGAACGGGCAACCGTCACCGCTCTTCTCAAGGAGAAGCAGGAAGCAAGGCAGTCGATGGTCCAGGAGCGATCAGCAGTCGTCGACAGGCTGAATGCGCTCGCCGCCTCGGCACGGGATCTGCGCGACCTGATGCAGAAAATCGAACGCCACAAGGCAGCGGGCGACAAAGCACGGGCCCGGCTGGATTCGATGGTCCAGAAAGACGCAGTACCTTCCGGCGAGAGTGCCGTGGCGCCGGGCGCCGCACCGGCCGATACCGTCAGCGCAACGCCCGGTAATGCCGCTGTCTCACCGGATTTCGTCGCAGACCTGCCAGCCGGCCCGGAGATTGGCGCGAGCAAGGGCGGGCTGACCTATCCGGCCACCGGTGAGATCAGCCAGCGATATGGTGCCGCGAACCGGTTGGGCCTGACCGAACAGGGGGTTGTGATCGCGACACGCGAAAACGCTCAAGTCGTTGCCCCTTTTGACGGAAAAGTCATTTATGCCGGACCGTTTCGCGGATATGGTCAGATTGTGATGATTGAACATGGTCAAGACTACCTTACCTTGATGGCAGGTATGTCCTTGGTCGATGTTCAGGTCGGGCAGGGCGTGCTTGCAGGCGAGCCTGTGGCTCGCATGGGAGATGTCGGGACGGGTGCAGACGGAACAGAGGGGCTCTATGTGGAGTTTCGCCACAATGGTGCCCCGATCGATCCGTTACCATGGTGGTCCGCGCGCACGAACAAGGTAAGGCGATGA
- a CDS encoding RNA pyrophosphohydrolase, whose translation MAPEPATLPYRPCVGIVLINDEGKVFIGRRADMKPAAWQMPQGGVDDGEDPLQAGLRELAEETGVTACEVLDMTPDWLTYDFPPEAIRKGIKSRYRGQKQKWVLARFTGADKDIHLSAHTVEFDAWRWADSDEVLRLIVEFKRPVYQAALDRFARFLSR comes from the coding sequence ATGGCGCCTGAACCTGCCACTCTCCCCTACCGTCCCTGCGTCGGGATTGTCCTGATCAATGACGAGGGCAAGGTTTTTATCGGCCGGCGTGCAGATATGAAGCCCGCTGCCTGGCAAATGCCCCAGGGCGGCGTAGACGATGGCGAGGACCCACTGCAGGCCGGCCTGCGCGAGCTCGCCGAAGAGACCGGCGTCACCGCCTGTGAGGTGCTCGACATGACACCGGACTGGCTGACCTACGATTTTCCGCCAGAAGCTATCCGAAAGGGGATCAAATCCCGGTATCGCGGACAGAAGCAGAAATGGGTCCTGGCCCGCTTCACCGGTGCCGACAAGGATATCCACCTGTCCGCCCATACTGTCGAATTCGATGCCTGGCGCTGGGCCGACAGCGATGAGGTTCTTCGCCTGATTGTGGAATTCAAGCGACCCGTCTATCAGGCAGCCCTCGACCGGTTCGCACGTTTTCTGTCGCGCTAG
- a CDS encoding F0F1 ATP synthase subunit gamma — protein sequence MATLKDLKIRINSVKSTRKITSAMKMVAAAKLRRAQEQAEASRPYAARMNRMIASLAGAATQAGGPKLLSGTGRDDIHLLVVFTADRGLCGGFNSTIIRAARQRVRALRGEGKTVKLFCVGRRGKDALKREFGDIIVGSVQDVTRKGVAFASADELAAQILKMFEDEDFDICSLLFNRFQSAMTQIITNQQIIPASVPEVEEDSSASESGALYEYEPDEEAILAALLPRNVATQIFTALLESNASEHGARMTAMDNATRNAGDMIDKLTLNYNRARQANITKELIEIISGAEAV from the coding sequence ATGGCCACCCTCAAGGACCTGAAGATCAGGATCAACAGCGTCAAGTCGACGCGGAAGATCACCTCTGCCATGAAAATGGTCGCGGCGGCTAAGCTCCGTCGTGCCCAGGAACAGGCGGAAGCCTCCCGGCCCTATGCCGCGCGGATGAACCGGATGATTGCATCGCTGGCAGGCGCCGCGACGCAGGCCGGTGGTCCGAAGCTGCTGTCGGGAACCGGTCGTGACGATATCCACCTCCTGGTGGTCTTCACGGCAGACCGGGGCTTGTGCGGTGGTTTCAACAGCACGATCATCCGGGCGGCGCGCCAGCGTGTTCGAGCGCTTCGTGGTGAAGGCAAGACGGTCAAGCTGTTTTGCGTCGGCCGTCGTGGCAAGGATGCCCTGAAGCGCGAATTCGGCGATATCATCGTCGGCTCCGTCCAGGACGTGACCCGTAAGGGCGTGGCCTTTGCTTCGGCCGACGAGTTGGCGGCCCAGATCCTGAAGATGTTCGAAGACGAAGATTTCGACATCTGCAGCCTGCTGTTCAACCGCTTCCAGTCGGCGATGACCCAGATCATCACCAACCAGCAGATCATTCCGGCAAGTGTGCCGGAGGTGGAAGAGGATTCGTCCGCTTCTGAGAGCGGCGCTCTCTATGAGTACGAGCCGGACGAAGAAGCTATTCTGGCTGCGTTGCTGCCGCGTAATGTCGCGACGCAGATTTTCACCGCGCTGCTGGAAAGCAATGCCAGTGAACATGGAGCCCGGATGACCGCGATGGACAATGCCACGCGGAACGCAGGCGATATGATCGACAAGCTGACGCTGAACTACAACCGGGCGCGTCAGGCGAACATTACTAAGGAACTTATCGAGATCATCTCCGGTGCCGAGGCCGTCTAG
- a CDS encoding F0F1 ATP synthase subunit delta — MASETTGLAGRYASALYELAEGEKALDAVAGDLKSLRQALIESPDLSRLVRSPVLTRAEQTRGIAAVLEKMGAHALTQKFLGTVASNRRLFAMNAMITAFLAQLAARRGEVTADVTSAVELSEAQLSDISEALKKGVGQKVSVNLSVDPALIGGLVVRVGSRMIDNSIRSKLQRLQLAMKGVG; from the coding sequence GTGGCTTCCGAAACGACAGGCTTGGCCGGAAGATATGCTTCCGCCCTCTATGAGCTGGCGGAAGGGGAAAAGGCTTTGGATGCCGTTGCGGGGGATTTGAAATCCCTGCGGCAGGCTCTGATCGAAAGCCCGGACCTCTCTCGCTTGGTGCGTTCCCCGGTTTTGACGCGGGCAGAACAGACGCGTGGTATCGCGGCGGTGCTGGAAAAGATGGGAGCGCATGCGCTGACCCAGAAGTTCCTCGGTACGGTCGCGTCCAACCGCCGTCTATTCGCGATGAACGCGATGATTACTGCTTTCCTGGCCCAGCTTGCCGCCCGGCGCGGTGAAGTGACGGCCGATGTGACCTCTGCTGTCGAGCTGAGCGAAGCCCAGCTTTCCGACATCTCCGAGGCTCTGAAAAAGGGCGTTGGTCAGAAGGTCTCCGTTAATCTCTCTGTCGATCCGGCTTTGATCGGCGGACTGGTCGTGCGTGTCGGTTCGCGCATGATCGACAATTCAATCCGTTCCAAGCTGCAGCGTTTGCAGCTTGCCATGAAAGGTGTTGGCTGA
- the atpA gene encoding F0F1 ATP synthase subunit alpha, which translates to MDIRAAEISSILKEQIANFGTEAEVAEVGQVLSVGDGIARVYGLDQVQAGEMVEFPGGIRGMALNLEDDNVGIVIFGDDRSIKEGDTVKRTGSIVDVPVGKSLLGRVVDGLGNPIDGKGPLENVERKRVEVKAPGIMPRKSVHEPMQTGLKAIDSLIPVGRGQRELIIGDRQTGKTAIAVDAFINQKATNDAAGDDDSKKMFCIYVAIGQKRSTVAQIVKTLEDYGAMEYSIVVAATASEPAPMQYLAPYTGCTMGEFFRDNGMHSVIVYDDLSKQAVAYRQMSLLLRRPPGREAFPGDVFYLHSRLLERAAKMNDDQGAGSMTALPVIETQAGDVSAYIPTNVISITDGQIFLETELFYQGIRPAVNVGLSVSRVGSAAQIKAMKQVAGSIKLELAQYREMAAFAQFASDLDPITQKLLARGARLTELLKQPQYSPLTVEEQVAVIYAGVRGYLDELPLGDVTRFEQAYLSEVRAKGKDILDAIRTEQALTADIEEKLKAFLSGFVKTFA; encoded by the coding sequence ATGGATATCCGCGCCGCTGAGATTTCTTCGATTCTGAAGGAACAGATCGCGAATTTCGGTACCGAAGCAGAAGTGGCCGAGGTCGGCCAGGTTCTCTCCGTCGGTGACGGTATCGCCCGCGTCTATGGTCTGGATCAGGTCCAGGCTGGTGAAATGGTCGAGTTCCCGGGCGGTATCCGGGGCATGGCGCTGAACCTTGAAGACGATAACGTCGGTATCGTTATCTTCGGCGACGACCGTTCAATCAAAGAAGGTGACACGGTCAAGCGGACCGGTTCCATCGTGGACGTTCCGGTCGGCAAGAGCCTGCTGGGTCGTGTTGTCGACGGTCTCGGTAACCCGATCGACGGCAAGGGTCCGCTGGAAAATGTCGAGCGCAAGCGTGTTGAAGTCAAAGCGCCGGGCATCATGCCGCGTAAATCCGTGCATGAGCCGATGCAGACCGGCCTCAAGGCCATCGACAGCCTGATCCCGGTCGGCCGTGGCCAGCGTGAGCTGATCATCGGTGACCGTCAGACAGGTAAGACCGCTATCGCAGTCGATGCTTTCATCAACCAGAAAGCCACCAACGACGCCGCCGGCGACGACGACAGCAAGAAGATGTTCTGCATCTATGTCGCGATTGGCCAGAAGCGCTCCACCGTTGCTCAGATCGTGAAGACTCTGGAAGACTACGGCGCGATGGAATACTCCATCGTCGTAGCCGCCACCGCTTCCGAGCCGGCGCCGATGCAGTACCTGGCACCGTATACCGGCTGCACCATGGGTGAGTTCTTCCGCGATAACGGTATGCACAGCGTCATCGTGTATGACGATCTGTCCAAGCAGGCCGTTGCCTATCGCCAGATGTCCCTGCTTCTCCGTCGTCCTCCGGGGCGTGAAGCATTCCCGGGTGACGTCTTCTATCTGCACTCCCGTCTCCTCGAGCGTGCGGCGAAGATGAACGACGATCAGGGTGCAGGTTCCATGACCGCGCTGCCGGTCATCGAAACCCAGGCCGGCGACGTCTCCGCTTACATTCCGACCAACGTGATTTCCATCACCGACGGTCAGATCTTCCTCGAGACCGAACTGTTCTATCAGGGCATCCGCCCGGCCGTGAACGTCGGTCTCTCGGTTAGCCGTGTTGGTTCCGCCGCTCAGATCAAGGCGATGAAGCAGGTTGCCGGTTCCATCAAGCTGGAGCTCGCGCAGTATCGTGAAATGGCGGCCTTCGCGCAGTTCGCGTCGGACCTTGACCCGATCACGCAGAAGCTGCTGGCCCGTGGTGCTCGTCTGACCGAGCTGCTGAAGCAGCCGCAGTACTCTCCGCTGACGGTGGAAGAGCAGGTTGCGGTGATCTATGCCGGTGTGCGTGGCTATCTCGACGAGCTGCCGCTCGGCGATGTGACCCGCTTCGAGCAGGCCTATCTCTCGGAAGTCCGTGCCAAGGGTAAGGACATCCTTGACGCGATCCGTACCGAGCAGGCGCTGACCGCCGATATCGAAGAAAAGCTGAAGGCATTCCTCAGCGGCTTCGTCAAGACCTTCGCCTGA
- a CDS encoding divergent polysaccharide deacetylase family protein has product MKLPIPKISLKLPGLPFRKRNPAEGAEDDIAGEGNPPRKTSRIGKILRITGMAVLGVSVIGGLGAVVGWLVVNGPETVAEREARRPILKVSVLEDGAVPESNTSLDNKPAPKPDSHGDDHAMAGAEGDGHGSPEQGAAPDGQDANGTGQAGTEPAPEEQKGPRFELALVEETEKGMLPMVAPDGRKAWETYARPFDGDTKLPRIAIIMTRMGVSRSLTEAAAEILSPEISFSFSPAASDLDDQVAIAQRAGHEIFLDIPMEPFGYPINDPGPLTLLTSLSAVDNLNRLESALGRTVGYAGVIGVKGSQFTTDEEALTPVLAVLKERGLMYVDSAATSRTIALEIAGSIQLPRAVANANIDDNPAISEMERRFAALERTAQRTGYALGVVPPLPMTIDMLATWSATLAERGFTLVPVTSIANKQSLR; this is encoded by the coding sequence TTGAAGCTACCCATACCAAAAATCAGCCTGAAGCTGCCGGGACTTCCGTTTCGTAAACGGAACCCGGCAGAGGGCGCTGAAGACGATATCGCCGGCGAAGGCAATCCGCCGCGAAAGACCAGCCGGATTGGCAAAATCCTGCGCATCACCGGAATGGCGGTGCTTGGCGTCTCCGTCATCGGAGGCCTCGGCGCCGTCGTCGGATGGCTGGTGGTGAACGGTCCGGAAACCGTCGCCGAGCGCGAGGCCCGCCGGCCAATCCTGAAGGTCTCCGTCCTTGAGGACGGTGCCGTCCCGGAGTCGAATACAAGCCTCGACAACAAGCCTGCGCCGAAGCCCGACAGTCATGGCGACGATCACGCCATGGCGGGCGCTGAGGGCGACGGGCACGGAAGTCCGGAGCAAGGTGCGGCACCGGATGGGCAGGACGCCAATGGTACCGGCCAGGCCGGTACTGAGCCCGCACCGGAAGAACAGAAGGGTCCGCGGTTCGAACTGGCGCTTGTCGAGGAAACCGAGAAGGGCATGCTCCCGATGGTGGCTCCCGACGGGCGCAAAGCCTGGGAGACCTACGCCAGGCCCTTCGACGGAGATACAAAACTTCCCCGGATCGCCATTATCATGACCCGAATGGGCGTGTCCCGCTCCCTGACAGAGGCGGCAGCCGAAATTCTCAGCCCGGAGATCTCGTTCTCCTTCTCTCCCGCGGCGAGCGATCTGGACGATCAGGTCGCGATAGCCCAGCGGGCGGGGCATGAGATTTTTCTCGATATTCCCATGGAACCGTTCGGGTACCCGATCAACGACCCCGGCCCCTTGACGCTGCTGACGTCGCTCAGTGCGGTCGACAATCTCAATCGGCTGGAATCAGCGCTCGGCAGGACCGTCGGCTATGCCGGCGTGATCGGCGTGAAAGGATCGCAATTCACCACTGACGAAGAAGCGCTGACGCCAGTCCTCGCGGTCCTGAAGGAACGCGGGTTGATGTATGTCGACAGCGCCGCGACCTCACGGACCATCGCGCTGGAAATCGCGGGTTCCATCCAGCTTCCCCGGGCCGTGGCAAATGCAAATATCGACGACAATCCGGCTATTTCGGAAATGGAGCGGCGGTTCGCTGCCCTGGAGCGCACCGCACAGCGCACCGGATACGCACTCGGTGTCGTCCCGCCCCTGCCGATGACGATCGATATGCTCGCAACCTGGTCCGCAACGCTTGCCGAACGTGGCTTCACGCTGGTGCCAGTAACATCCATCGCGAACAAGCAAAGCCTGCGCTAG
- a CDS encoding F0F1 ATP synthase subunit epsilon: protein MAETTQFELVSPEKLLYSEAAEMVVVPGTEGYFGVLPRHAPMISTLEPGVIDIHQNGSVAERIFVAGGFAEVTETRCTVLAEDAQVLKDVDTAKVDSEISDLRDDLKDAKEELDRERIERRIKILEALRAAAD from the coding sequence ATGGCCGAGACGACACAGTTCGAGCTGGTATCGCCGGAAAAGCTTCTTTACTCGGAAGCGGCCGAAATGGTCGTCGTCCCGGGTACTGAAGGATATTTCGGTGTGCTGCCGCGCCACGCGCCGATGATCTCGACCCTCGAGCCCGGTGTGATTGATATCCATCAGAACGGCTCCGTCGCCGAACGGATCTTCGTTGCCGGCGGTTTCGCCGAAGTGACGGAGACCCGCTGCACGGTGCTGGCCGAAGACGCTCAGGTGCTGAAGGATGTCGACACAGCCAAGGTCGACTCTGAGATTTCCGACCTGCGTGATGATCTGAAGGACGCGAAGGAAGAGCTCGATCGTGAACGGATCGAGCGCCGGATCAAGATCCTGGAAGCGCTTCGCGCCGCGGCCGATTAA
- a CDS encoding S41 family peptidase, producing the protein MMKSIRQTKFWTTAALVGAVAVTALLFAPPSEDAKAQLKPTHDTYDQLKLFADVFERVRSEYVEEVTDQELMEAAINGMLTNLDPHSSFLNSKSFRDMRVQTKGEFGGLGIEVSMENGLVKVVSPIDDTPAAEAGLEPGDLITHLDGEPVMGLTLGQAVEKMRGPVDSDLTISIRRGTKEPFDVTLTRAVIKIRSVRSRMIDDVGYIRITTFNEQTTSGLRTAIEKIKAEKGDKLTGYVIDLRNNPGGLLDEAITVSDTFLEQGEIVSTRGRDPENASRVHAKPGDLTDGKPIVVLINGGSASASEIVAGALQDHRRAILLGTKSFGKGSVQTIIPLSGQVAMRLTTARYYTPSGRSIQQTGIEPDIDVPLARIEKLDNGRGRREADLRGALNNPAGNGDAAPAGTPEDADDTAETKPEQEDYQLARAIDLLRGIDLYQQRIVN; encoded by the coding sequence ATGATGAAATCGATCCGTCAGACGAAATTCTGGACCACAGCCGCTTTGGTTGGTGCCGTGGCCGTAACCGCATTGCTGTTCGCGCCGCCATCGGAAGATGCCAAGGCGCAACTGAAGCCGACCCATGACACCTACGACCAGCTCAAGCTGTTCGCCGACGTGTTCGAACGGGTGCGGTCCGAATATGTCGAGGAAGTCACCGATCAGGAGCTGATGGAAGCGGCCATTAATGGCATGCTGACCAACCTCGACCCGCATTCAAGCTTTCTCAATTCCAAGAGCTTCCGCGACATGCGGGTGCAGACCAAGGGCGAGTTCGGTGGCCTCGGCATCGAGGTTTCCATGGAGAACGGCCTGGTCAAGGTCGTCTCACCCATCGACGACACACCCGCGGCGGAAGCCGGTCTGGAGCCAGGCGACCTGATCACCCATCTCGATGGCGAGCCGGTCATGGGCCTGACCCTCGGCCAGGCGGTCGAAAAGATGCGTGGCCCGGTCGATTCCGATCTGACCATCTCCATCCGGCGCGGCACGAAAGAGCCGTTCGACGTCACGCTTACCCGTGCGGTCATCAAGATCCGGTCCGTGCGCTCGCGGATGATCGACGATGTCGGCTATATCCGCATCACCACTTTCAACGAGCAGACGACTTCCGGTCTGCGCACGGCGATCGAGAAGATCAAGGCCGAGAAGGGCGACAAGCTCACCGGCTATGTGATTGATCTGCGCAACAACCCGGGCGGCCTGCTCGACGAGGCGATCACGGTATCCGACACCTTCCTTGAGCAGGGCGAAATCGTGTCCACCCGCGGCCGCGATCCGGAGAACGCATCCCGCGTTCACGCCAAGCCCGGCGACCTGACCGACGGCAAACCAATCGTGGTGCTGATCAACGGCGGCTCGGCCTCGGCCTCCGAAATCGTCGCCGGCGCCTTGCAGGACCATCGCCGCGCGATCCTGCTTGGCACCAAGAGTTTCGGCAAGGGATCGGTCCAGACCATCATCCCGCTTTCCGGCCAGGTCGCCATGCGACTGACCACGGCGCGCTATTACACGCCGTCCGGCCGCTCCATCCAGCAGACAGGGATCGAGCCGGACATCGACGTGCCGCTGGCCCGGATCGAAAAGCTCGATAACGGACGGGGACGTCGTGAAGCCGACTTGCGCGGCGCCCTGAACAATCCTGCAGGCAATGGCGACGCCGCGCCGGCAGGAACTCCGGAAGACGCAGACGACACAGCAGAGACAAAGCCCGAGCAGGAAGATTACCAGCTCGCCCGGGCCATTGATCTGCTGCGCGGCATTGACCTTTACCAACAGCGCATCGTGAATTGA